One segment of Theobroma cacao cultivar B97-61/B2 chromosome 9, Criollo_cocoa_genome_V2, whole genome shotgun sequence DNA contains the following:
- the LOC18590947 gene encoding 50S ribosomal protein L18, which yields MTVLKRYVLRLFISLKYITANVVDRNNGRIVATSSTVEHAIKNSLECGRSCNAKAATIVGEVLAMRLKVEGLEQGQGRGIHVDVNKEVEKKGFKNRTKVWAVVNALKNNGVKVVLEDNEDNPSQPSY from the coding sequence ATGACTGTACTGAAGAGATATGTGCTGAGATTGTTCATATCACTTAAGTACATCACAGCAAATGTTGTAGACCGAAACAACGGACGGATTGTTGCAACATCATCAACAGTTGAACATGCCATCAAGAACTCATTAGAGTGTGGCCGGTCTTGCAATGCCAAGGCAGCAACCATCGTTGGAGAGGTGTTAGCTATGCGACTCAAGGTGGAGGGTCTTGAGCAAGGACAGGGAAGAGGGATTCACGTTGATGTAAACAAGGAGGTTGAGAAGAAAGGCTTTAAGAACAGGACCAAGGTCTGGGCTGTTGTCAATGCCCTTAAGAACAATGGAGTCAAGGTCGTTCTTGAAGATAATGAAGATAATCCATCCCAGCCAAGTTACTGA